AACATTAAGGTCATCAGCGGATATGACCCATTTGATGAGCCTCCTTTCAAACTAGTCGATTCTGTTGAATATAAGGATTTAAGCATTCTATATGATAGTACCCATTTTCTGCGTCCTTCTGTGTTACGCAGAAACATCCTGATGGAAAAAGGGGAAAGGTACAGTGATATCAGGGACAAACAAAGTTACAATCTGGTCAACAGCCTTGGAAGTATCAGCAGGACCAATGTACAATATAGCACTGTTAATGAAGGAGATTCCGCCTTGTTAGATTATAAAATATACCTTACCGAAGGAAACATACATGGTATACAGACAGGAATTGATGGAACAAATAAAGCGGGTAATCTGGGTATTGCCGCCAATATTTCTTACAACCATTATAATTTATTCAATGGTGCCGAGCATTGGAATATAAAATTACGTGGCGCTTACGAGTTTGTGAAAAAAAGTACAGATGAAGTGCTTTCTGAAAATTATTATGAGTTTGGGATAGGGACTTCATTAATTTTCCCTCAATTGCATTTGCCTCTTTTCAGGGAGTATATTACCAACAGGTATACCACCACATCGGAATATAGCATCAATTTTGATATTCAACGGCGGGTAGATTACACCCGTAATTTCTTTAACCTTAACTGGAAAGAAAGGTTCAGCAGCCCGAATGGCAATGTCATGCAAACTTATAGCATTATTGACATTAATTATGTTATGATGCCCAAAATCTCACAAAAATTCGACGAATACCTAAAAGAACCAGGAAATGAGCTGACCCGGTTCAGTTATGAAGATATCTTTACTGCAGGAATAAACTATAGTATTGTATTATCTATGCCTAACCAGGGAAAATTCGGAAGGCGCCAGTCATCATTCCGTTTCTTTGCGGAATCATCAGGAAACTTGTTGTATTGGGGATCAGAACTGTTTAAAGCTACAAAATCAGAAAGCGGACAATATCAAGTATTGAATAACCCTTTTGCGCAATTTTTAAAGGGTGACATTGATTTCGCACAGACTTTCAGATTTGATGCAAAAAACACCATTGCAGGGCATTTGGGGTTAGGCATGGCTTATCCATACAATAATTCAAAAATAATGCCTTTTGAAAAACGCTATTTTGCAGGTGGCCCGAATAATGTAAGAGGATGGAACACACGCCATCTTGGTCCCGGAACAGTTAAAGATACAAGTAATCTTGCCACACAGGTAGGCGATATTAATCTTATCATGAGCCTGGAGTATCGGTATAAATGGATCAAATATATTGAACTTGCCGCTTTTGTTGATGCCGGAAATGTTTGGACTGTAAAAGAATATGAAAATCAACCGGGAGGGCATTTTAAATTTTCGTCATTTTACGAGCAGATAGCTGTCGGGTGTGGAATAGGATTACGTATCGATCTGGGGTTCATTGTAATTCGTTTCGACGGAGGTAAACGGTTATATGACCCTGCAGAAGCCAAAAGTGAAAGATTCGTACTTTTCGACAAATTTAAAGGCAATGCTGCATTCTATTTTGCTATTGGCTATCCATTCTGACCGGATATGATACTTCATTTTTTGACACTTCTTTTGTCTTACGAAACAGTATACCTTGCTGCTTATTTCACGGGATATCAATAATCAAAATATCATATTCCCGGATAAAACCGACCCAAGATTTCCAGGACAAAAGTTTTCATTAAGGACATTATTGTTAAGCAAGTACCTGATTTTACCTATAATAAGTTTTTATAAACATTTTGAATTAACCGTATTTATTTTCATTATATTTGCATGATTAATATTAACAAATTAAAATAATACAGACAATGAAAAATCTATTAAAATCTACAGCAGTTCTGGCTATTGCCGGTTGCTTGACACTTTCTTCTTGTATCGGTTCATTTGGACTGGTAGGCAAAATTCATTCATGGAACCAGGGTATAGGGGGCAAATGGGTAAACGAAGTTGTATTTCTTGCTTTCTGTATCGTTCCTGTATATGAAGTCTGTGTATTAGCTGATGCCATTGTATTTAACACGATTGAGTTCTGGTCAGGAAATAATCCAATCGCAGCTGGTGAAGTAAACAATGTTAAGGGTGAAAATGGCATGTATGCTGTTGAGACTCTCGAAAATGGCTATAAAATCACTAATGAAGAAGGTGTGGAAATGAAGTTGGTCTATGATGAAACTTCAAACGCATGGTGTTCTGTTATTGGTGAGCAAACTATGAAATTAGTGACCATTAATACCAACCAAAGCGCTACAGTTCATCTTTCTAATGGATTAGATATGAATGTAGACCTGACAAAAGACGGTGTTCTTGCTTTGCGTCAGGCTTTGGAAGGATCAGCATCATATGTTGCTGCTAAATAAGATATTTCTTTAAAACAATA
This genomic stretch from Bacteroidales bacterium harbors:
- a CDS encoding outer membrane protein assembly factor gives rise to the protein EPYRIRDYDISISDEWIDTVLSLRNIKKRSEIKEGDPFSMETLEKERASISQILRHIGYYTATEDNFRYLADTSLMSNQVDLQLILKDTIAPRMHYIRNIKVISGYDPFDEPPFKLVDSVEYKDLSILYDSTHFLRPSVLRRNILMEKGERYSDIRDKQSYNLVNSLGSISRTNVQYSTVNEGDSALLDYKIYLTEGNIHGIQTGIDGTNKAGNLGIAANISYNHYNLFNGAEHWNIKLRGAYEFVKKSTDEVLSENYYEFGIGTSLIFPQLHLPLFREYITNRYTTTSEYSINFDIQRRVDYTRNFFNLNWKERFSSPNGNVMQTYSIIDINYVMMPKISQKFDEYLKEPGNELTRFSYEDIFTAGINYSIVLSMPNQGKFGRRQSSFRFFAESSGNLLYWGSELFKATKSESGQYQVLNNPFAQFLKGDIDFAQTFRFDAKNTIAGHLGLGMAYPYNNSKIMPFEKRYFAGGPNNVRGWNTRHLGPGTVKDTSNLATQVGDINLIMSLEYRYKWIKYIELAAFVDAGNVWTVKEYENQPGGHFKFSSFYEQIAVGCGIGLRIDLGFIVIRFDGGKRLYDPAEAKSERFVLFDKFKGNAAFYFAIGYPF
- a CDS encoding DUF3332 domain-containing protein, which translates into the protein MKNLLKSTAVLAIAGCLTLSSCIGSFGLVGKIHSWNQGIGGKWVNEVVFLAFCIVPVYEVCVLADAIVFNTIEFWSGNNPIAAGEVNNVKGENGMYAVETLENGYKITNEEGVEMKLVYDETSNAWCSVIGEQTMKLVTINTNQSATVHLSNGLDMNVDLTKDGVLALRQALEGSASYVAAK